A portion of the Harpia harpyja isolate bHarHar1 chromosome 15, bHarHar1 primary haplotype, whole genome shotgun sequence genome contains these proteins:
- the KBTBD11 gene encoding LOW QUALITY PROTEIN: kelch repeat and BTB domain-containing protein 11 (The sequence of the model RefSeq protein was modified relative to this genomic sequence to represent the inferred CDS: inserted 2 bases in 1 codon): MEGSGAAEEEESGAGPGAPPPPPPTPAAPCGFSSSLCFSAAAAEPQPPAAGGRVVESQWEINNAACQPEEEEEAAXGARERPAEEPDLVIEVSGRRIRAHKSVLAAKSDYFRARASRDVLRVKGVSYGALRLLIDYVYTARMGEVRHDNLAEVVSGARVLQMPCALHCAAEAMRAQLRLDNCYQLLCLAKKQRLAELREAAYRFMSDHYLEVLREPSVYGRLSGTERDLILQRRMEAGRPCLLVAEVSDAFERPGGGSRPQSRESSRPQSPSSVVSLEESGSLIHCYQEASGEWRVLTRLPEEANAKGCAMCVLHNYLFLAGGIAVGPAGSEPRARLSDKVFCYNPLTDTWSQVRPLAQPRSQLKLLALDGYLYAVGGECLFTVERYDPRADRWSPVAPLPKGAFAVAHEATTCNGEIYVSGGSLFYRLLKYDPKRDEWQECPYNSSRRRSADMVAFKSFIYRFDVSSGRGGEQGPGGGAGGGVEVFRYNTVAKRWSQCASLRPSGSPIQPFRCAPLGNTIYCVNRTGTLRFSLAQDGEVEADGGLKGTFDGELLKAPLDAKGVLLPFVLTLPERLDKAGDQEGSLLL, from the exons ATGGAAGGCAGCGgcgcggcggaggaggaggagagcggggccgggcccggcgccccgccgccgcccccgcccacCCCGGCCGCCCCCTGCGGCTTCAGCTCCTCCCTCTGCttcagcgccgccgccgccgagccgcagccgcccgccgccggcggccgggTGGTGGAGAGCCAGTGGGAGATCAACAACGCCGCCTGccagccggaggaggaggaggaggcggc gggggcgcgggaGCGGCCGGCGGAGGAGCCCGACCTGGTGATCGAGGTGTCGGGGCGTCGCATCCGGGCGCACAAGTCGGTGCTGGCGGCCAAGAGCGACTACTTTCGCGCCCGCGCCTCACGGGATGTCCTGCGGGTGAAGGGGGTGAGCTACGGGGCGCTGCGGCTCCTCATCGACTACGTGTACACAGCCCGCATGGGCGAGGTGCGGCACGACAACCTGGCCGAGGTGGTGAGCGGCGCCCGTGTCCTCCAGATGCCTTGCGCCCTGCACTGCGCTGCCGAGGCCATGCGCGCCCAGCTCCGCCTCGACAACTGCTACCAGCTCCTCTGCCTGGCCAAAAAGCAGCGGCTGGCGGAGCTGCGGGAGGCCGCCTACCGCTTCATGAGTGACCACTACCTGGAGGTGCTGCGGGAGCCCAGCGTCTACGGCCGCCTCAGTGGCACTGAGCGGGACCTCATTCTGCAGCGGCGCATGGAGGCCGGCCGGCCCTGCTTGCTGGTGGCCGAGGTCAGCGATGCCTTCGAGCGGCCGGGTGGCGGCAGCCGGCCGCAGAGCCGCGAGAGCAGCCGGCCACAGAGCCCTTCCTCCGTGGTGTCGCTGGAGGAGAGCGGCTCCCTCATCCACTGCTACCAGGAGGCCAGCGGCGAGTGGAGGGTGCTGACGCGTCTGCCCGAGGAGGCCAATGCCAAGGGCTGCGCCATGTGTGTCCTCCACAACTACCTCTTCCTTGCAGGGGGCATCGCGGTGGGGCCAGCGGGCAGCGAGCCCCGGGCCCGCCTTTCCGACAAGGTCTTCTGCTACAACCCCCTTACCGACACCTGGAGCCAGGTGCGGCCGCTGGCTCAGCCCCGCTCGCAGCTCAAGCTGCTGGCCCTGGACGGTTACCTCTACGCTGTGGGGGGCGAGTGCCTCTTCACCGTGGAGAGGTACGACCCGCGGGCCGACCGCTGGAGCCCTGTGGCACCCCTGCCCAAGGGTGCCTTCGCTGTGGCTCATGAGGCCACCACCTGCAACGGGGAGATCTATGTGTCGGGAGGCTCCCTCTTCTACCGCCTGCTCAAGTATGACCCCAAGCGTGACGAGTGGCAGGAGTGCCCTTACAACAGCAGCCGCCGGCGCTCTGCTGACATGGTGGCCTTCAAGAGCTTCATCTACCGCTTTGACGTGAGCAGCGGCCGTGGTGGGGAGCAGGGCCCAGGCGGTGGGGCTGGCGGTGGCGTTGAAGTTTTCCGATACAACACGGTGGCCAAGCGCTGGAGCCAGTGCGCCAGCCTGCGGCCCAGCGGCAGCCCCATCCAGCCCTTCCGCTGCGCCCCCTTGGGCAACACCATCTACTGCGTCAACCGGACCGGCACTCTCCGCTTCAGCCTAGCCCAGGACGGTGAGGTGGAAGCAGATGGTGGGCTCAAGGGCACCTTCGATGGGGAGCTTCTTAAAGCTCCCTTGGATGCCAAGGGTGTCCTCCTACCCTTCGTGCTCACCCTGCCCGAGAGGCTGGACAAAGCAGGGGACCAGGAGGGCTCCCTCCTGCTGTGA